CAGGCCGGGAATGGGCGCGTTACCGGAAATCTCGAACAGCTTTTTCACCCGGCATTCGTCGCGCCAACGCTCAAGAAGCGCCGAGGCCCGTGCATCCGGCCAAGCGATGGCAGGACCGGCCGGCCGGCCTTGCGCGTCGAGCGACCAGAGGCCGCCCATATGGCCGCTGACACCGACGGCGGCGATCTCGCTAGCCGCGATGCCGGCACGGTCGATCGCCTCGCGGATGGCAGCGGCCACACCAGCATAGGTGCCGTCCATGTCTTCCTCGTGCCAGTCCGGATGCGGCCGGAAGCTCTTGGTCGGGCGGCGGGCGGTGGCCAGCACCCGGCCATCGGCGGTGTTGAAGATCGCCGCCTTGGTGGTGGTGGTGCCCTTGTCGATGCCCAGCACATAGCTCATGCCGCCATCTCCGGAACCAGGCGCAGATCGGCGCGGGCCGTCGAGTAGCTGCGATAGACATCGCGGGTCCGGCGGTAGAGATCGAACCAGCCGTCATAGTCGCGCGCCGCGTGCGGGTCCGGCCGGTAACAGGCGACGATCCGGGTGGTTCTTGCTGCCGCAGTCTCCAGGTCGGGCCACAAGCCGACGGCGACACCGGCCAGCAGTGCAACGCCCAGGGCACCGGATTCCTCCGTGGCGACGATCTCGATCGGCAGGCCGCAGACATCAGCGAACAACTGCGACCAGAAGGCGCTCTTGGCGCCGCCGCCAGTGAGGATCAGCGATTGCGGCCGGGTGCTCATCGCCGCAAAACAGTCGCGGGTGGCAAAGCACAGGGCCTCGTAGACGGCGCGCAGCAGGTGATCATAGCTGGTATGGCTGCCGACCCCGAAAAAGTTGCCGCGGGCCAGCGTGTCGTAGAACGGCGCCAGCACGCCGCTGCCGTTGACATAGGGAATGAAGGTAACACCACCGGCGCCGCGGGCGATGCCGGACGCCTTCACCTCGAGGGCTGTAAAGTCCGGCGTTCCGTCGGGCATCAGGGGCGCGCCGAACCGTTCCAAAAACCAGTCGAAGGCGATGGTGCCGGAGGTATTGGGCAGGATTCGTAGGTATCGGTCGAGCGGCATCGAGAACAGGAAACCGAGGCCCTCCGGCTCCCTGCCGGGAGCGCCCAGCACCTGGCTGTTGAGGCAGCTGGTGCCAAGCACCGTCAAAGCAGCGCCGGGGCGGATCGCGCCGACGCCAAGGGCATTGGCGCAGGCATCGCCAAGACCGGTGACGACGGGCGTGCCTTCGCGCAGGCCGGTTTCAGCTGCAGATGCTGCAGAAATGATGCCGGCAATGGCGCCGGACGGCAGGATAGTTGGCAGCTTGTCCATCCAGGCGGAGGCACCGCAAAGCTCCATCACCCGCGCCGAATGCGCGCGTCCTTCGATATCGCCGGGCACGAAGGAGACGTCGGAGGGATCGGTGGCGATCTCTCCGGTCAGCCGGAAGCGTAAGAAATCCTTGGCGCAGAGCACGGCACGGGTTCGCGTCACCGTTTCCGGCTCGTGGCGGGCGAGCCAGCCGAGCAGCATAGCGGTGATGCCAGGCATCAGGCCGTTGCCGGAGATGGCGAAGACTTCAGTCAAAAGGCCGGTCTTTTCCATGGCGATCTGGTCGGCTTGGGCGCGCTCGTCCGGCCAGCAGATGGCGTTGCGCACCGTTGCCCCATCGGAATCGATCAGCCAGGCGCCGCCCATATGGCCGGCAATGCCGATCGCGGCGATATCGGCACCAGTGAGGCCGGCCTTGGTCAACGCCTCACGGATCGTCTCGGCGCACAGCGCCCAAGTGGCCTCCGGTGCTTCCTCGTGCCAGCCGGGCTTGGGCTGCAGCACCTGGACGCGGCGCTGCGACACGCCGACGGTCTCCCCTTCCGTGTCGAAAACCACCGCCTTGATAACAGACGTGCCCTTGTCGATGCCGAGCAGATACACCATGCCCCTGCCTCAGCCGTACGAGGCCATGCGGTCGACCTGCGGCGCAGACTGACCGGATGCAAATCGCAGCGTGCGCTGATCGTCGCCATCGAACACATAGAGCGCGTCCTCGCGGATCACGACATCTACCGGCTCGTCTATCCCAAAGCGATACTGCGGTGATGTCATCGCCTGGATAGTCGTATCACCGGCCTGAACCGTGACAAGGATCGCATCGCCAAGTTGCTCGGCGACATAGACGCGGCCCGACAGCCTCAATGCAGCGCCATCACGCGGTGCTTCTCCTTGTTTGTAGACCGAGACGCCTCCCGGCCGGCTGCCGACCTGAACTTT
This DNA window, taken from Pararhizobium capsulatum DSM 1112, encodes the following:
- a CDS encoding FGGY-family carbohydrate kinase → MVYLLGIDKGTSVIKAVVFDTEGETVGVSQRRVQVLQPKPGWHEEAPEATWALCAETIREALTKAGLTGADIAAIGIAGHMGGAWLIDSDGATVRNAICWPDERAQADQIAMEKTGLLTEVFAISGNGLMPGITAMLLGWLARHEPETVTRTRAVLCAKDFLRFRLTGEIATDPSDVSFVPGDIEGRAHSARVMELCGASAWMDKLPTILPSGAIAGIISAASAAETGLREGTPVVTGLGDACANALGVGAIRPGAALTVLGTSCLNSQVLGAPGREPEGLGFLFSMPLDRYLRILPNTSGTIAFDWFLERFGAPLMPDGTPDFTALEVKASGIARGAGGVTFIPYVNGSGVLAPFYDTLARGNFFGVGSHTSYDHLLRAVYEALCFATRDCFAAMSTRPQSLILTGGGAKSAFWSQLFADVCGLPIEIVATEESGALGVALLAGVAVGLWPDLETAAARTTRIVACYRPDPHAARDYDGWFDLYRRTRDVYRSYSTARADLRLVPEMAA